The following are from one region of the Sphingomonas sp. J315 genome:
- a CDS encoding threonine ammonia-lyase has product MATQAASDPTPLPLALADVQMAAERIGGSIVRTPTLHSKTLSDLTGATVYLKFENLQFTAAYKERGALNTLLQLDDAARAKGVIAASAGNHAQGLAYHGNRLGIPVTIVMPKPTPTVKVTQTEGHGASVILEGETFDEAYAHARQLEAKNGYTFVHPFDDPRIMAGQGTVALEMLADAPAIDTLIVPIGGGGLISGMATVAKAADRAIEVVGVEAELFPPAYNRIKGTDLPIGGDTLAEGIAVREPGGLTMKVVEALVDDIVLVSERKLEESVSLLLQIEKTVVEGAGAAGLAALLSNPERFAGKTIGVVLCGGNIDTRLLANVLLRDLARSGRLARLRIRLQDRPGALFHVSRIFHEQGVNIIEVYHQRVFTSLPAKGLITDIECETRDGAHLDRLMAALRAAGYAVSMVELD; this is encoded by the coding sequence ATGGCAACTCAGGCTGCGTCCGACCCCACTCCCCTTCCCCTCGCTCTGGCCGATGTGCAGATGGCGGCGGAGCGGATTGGCGGGTCGATCGTGCGCACGCCGACGCTGCACAGCAAGACGCTGTCGGACCTGACCGGCGCTACGGTCTATTTAAAGTTCGAGAACCTTCAGTTCACTGCGGCGTACAAGGAGCGCGGCGCGCTCAACACGCTGTTGCAGTTGGACGATGCGGCGCGCGCAAAGGGCGTGATCGCGGCGTCGGCGGGCAACCACGCGCAGGGGCTGGCTTATCACGGCAACCGCCTGGGCATCCCGGTCACGATCGTGATGCCCAAGCCGACCCCGACGGTGAAGGTCACCCAGACCGAGGGGCATGGCGCGAGCGTGATCCTGGAGGGCGAGACGTTCGACGAGGCCTATGCCCATGCGCGCCAGCTGGAGGCGAAGAACGGCTATACCTTCGTCCATCCGTTCGACGATCCGCGGATCATGGCTGGTCAGGGCACGGTGGCGTTGGAGATGCTGGCCGACGCGCCCGCCATCGACACGCTGATCGTGCCGATCGGCGGCGGCGGGCTGATCTCCGGCATGGCGACCGTCGCCAAGGCAGCGGATCGCGCGATCGAGGTGGTCGGGGTCGAAGCCGAGCTGTTCCCGCCCGCGTACAACCGGATCAAGGGCACCGACCTTCCGATCGGTGGCGATACGCTGGCCGAGGGGATCGCGGTGCGCGAACCGGGCGGCCTGACCATGAAAGTGGTCGAGGCCCTGGTCGACGACATCGTGCTGGTCAGCGAGCGCAAGCTGGAGGAATCGGTCAGCCTGTTGCTCCAGATCGAAAAGACCGTGGTCGAGGGCGCAGGCGCGGCGGGACTTGCTGCGTTGCTGTCGAACCCGGAGCGGTTCGCGGGCAAGACCATCGGCGTCGTGCTGTGCGGCGGCAATATCGACACGCGTTTACTGGCGAACGTGCTCCTGCGCGATCTCGCGCGCTCGGGTCGCCTGGCGCGGCTGCGCATCCGGTTGCAGGATCGCCCCGGCGCGCTGTTCCATGTCAGCCGCATTTTCCACGAACAGGGCGTCAACATCATCGAGGTGTACCACCAGCGCGTATTCACCTCGCTTCCCGCCAAGGGGCTGATCACCGATATCGAGTGCGAGACCCGCGACGGCGCGCATCTCGACCGGCTGATGGCGGCGCTGCGGGCGGCTGGCTATGCGGTCAGCATGGTCGAACTCGACTGA
- a CDS encoding arginyltransferase, protein MTALTRFPRFFVTSPSTCPYLPGRQERKIFTELNGPHAGELNDALGRIGFRRSQSVAYRPSCVGCNACLSVRVVTDQFRPNATQRKLIRRHSDLSVTACRPWATEEQYALLRRYLSARHPGGGMTMMDETDYADMVEQSPVSTYVIEYREPEELGGALVGACITDQQADGLSMIYSFFAADHPERQGLGNLIIMDHIVRARSAGLPYVYLGYWVKGSERMAYKTRYRPMEVLGPNGWSPMPEDASATVPEAPAAPQSLKLRAFA, encoded by the coding sequence GTGACCGCACTGACCCGGTTCCCACGGTTTTTCGTGACCAGCCCCTCGACCTGCCCGTACCTTCCCGGTCGGCAGGAGCGGAAAATCTTCACCGAGCTCAATGGCCCGCATGCCGGCGAACTGAACGACGCGCTGGGCCGGATCGGGTTTCGCCGCAGCCAGTCGGTCGCCTATCGGCCGAGTTGCGTCGGGTGCAACGCCTGCCTCTCGGTCCGCGTCGTCACCGATCAATTCCGCCCCAACGCGACCCAGCGCAAGCTGATCCGCCGTCATTCGGACCTGTCGGTCACCGCCTGCCGCCCCTGGGCGACCGAGGAGCAATATGCGCTGCTGCGCCGCTACCTCAGCGCGCGCCATCCCGGCGGCGGCATGACGATGATGGATGAGACCGACTATGCCGACATGGTCGAGCAGTCGCCGGTCAGCACCTATGTCATCGAGTATCGCGAGCCCGAGGAGCTGGGCGGCGCATTGGTCGGCGCGTGCATCACCGACCAGCAGGCCGACGGCCTGTCGATGATCTACAGCTTCTTTGCCGCCGACCATCCCGAGCGCCAGGGTCTGGGCAATCTCATCATCATGGACCACATCGTCCGCGCGCGCAGCGCCGGGCTGCCCTATGTCTATCTCGGCTATTGGGTGAAGGGCAGCGAGCGGATGGCGTACAAGACGCGCTATCGTCCGATGGAGGTGCTCGGCCCGAACGGCTGGTCGCCGATGCCCGAAGATGCCTCCGCGACGGTGCCCGAGGCTCCCGCCGCGCCCCAGTCGCTCAAGCTGCGCGCCTTCGCCTGA